A section of the Hevea brasiliensis isolate MT/VB/25A 57/8 chromosome 17, ASM3005281v1, whole genome shotgun sequence genome encodes:
- the LOC131168849 gene encoding disease resistance protein RUN1-like — MHKGKSVKIYNVDEGVMKIKNAMCCRKVLIVLDNVDNPEQFKSIIGEQEWLSSRSKIIITTQFKSLLTKGRWKLLIEPLNANESRKLFALHAFGQEDHPENFNEHCECVLRFCDGLPLALCVLGTFLGCRSTDEWKSEIEELQEIPGSQIQKVLRKSYDSLQNDSHKEIFLHIVFFFVGSDKDVVLKILDGCGLKTNSRVQSLMDRCLIKINESNKHTMHQLVRNMGRAVVLQESPDEPGNLSRIWNHKEAFRVLTEKTGTQTIKGLILDMHMLREEKHVRPISNYGNHIYENSVEESMLGCEDNYSMFNCLGGFWQLIMNCISKTSSTSSDVIKTEAFANMRQLNVLLLNDVKLDRGYEDFPKHLVCLRWLRLPLSSMPTCLNVEKLVVLDMRHSRLKDASQGKLCDSLFLSLSL, encoded by the exons ATGCACAAGGGGAAATCAGTAAAGATATATAATGTAGATGAGGGAGTTATGAAGATCAAGAATGCTATGTGTTGCAGGAAAGTTCTTATTGTTCTTGATAATGTGGATAATCCGGAACAATTCAAATCCATTATCGGTGAGCAAGAGTGGCTGTCCTCGAGAAGTAAAATCATCATAACAACTCAATTTAAGAGTTTGTTAACTAAAGGTCGTTGGAAACTTCTCATTGAGCCATTGAATGCTAATGAGTCACGTAAGCTCTTCGCCTTGCATGCCTTTGGACAAGAAGATCATCCTGAAAATTTCAACGAGcactgtgaatgtgtattgaggTTTTGTGATGGTCTTCCATTAGCTCTTTGTGTTTTAGGCACCTTTCTCGGTTGCAGAAGTACagatgaatggaaaagtgaaattgaagAACTGCAAGAAATTCCTGGTAGTCAAATTCAGAAGGTTCTTAGAAAAAGCTATGATTCTCTGCAAAATGATAGTCATAAAGAAATATTTCTTCACATAGTTTTTTTCTTTGTTGGGTCGGATAAAGATGTTGTACTTAAAATTTTAGATGGCTGTGGCCTCAAAACAAATTCGCGAGTTCAAAGTCTCATGGATAGATGTCTCATTAAAATCAATGAAAGTAACAAGCATACGATGCATCAATTGGTTAGAAACATGGGTAGAGCAGTCGTTCTCCAAGAATCTCCTGATGAACCGGGGAATCTTAGTAGAATATGGAATCATAAAGAGGCGTTTAGGGTGTTGACAGAAAAAACA GGTACCCAGACAATTAAGGGCCTCATTCTTGACATGCATATGTTAAGAGAAGAGAAACATGTCAGACCAATTTCAAATTATGGAAATCATATTTATGAAAATTCTGTGGAGGAATCAATGCTTGGTTGTGAAGATAACTATTCAATGTTTAATTGTCTTGGTGGCTTTTGGCAACTGATCATGAATTGTATCTCAAAAACTTCGTCTACCTCATCAGATGTGATCAAAACAGAGGCATTTGCAAATATGCGCCAATTAAATGTGCTTCTGCTCAATGATGTCAAGCTTGATCGAGGATATGAAGATTTTCCAAAACACTTGGTGTGCCTGCGTTGGCTCAGACTCCCTTTGAGCTCTATGCCAACGTGTTTAAATGTGGAGAAACTTGTTGTTCTTGATATGCGGCATAGCAGGCTAAAAGATGCTTCGCAGGGAAAGTTGTGTGACTCACTCTTCTTGTCTCTCTCTTTATAA
- the LOC110672102 gene encoding TMV resistance protein N-like: MLYGRLKTRSLMNKFSFFFIWFCVQKFGGSYLLFLALDLLTHLFGLEVFTIMSASKAVATSSSSSSCSDDEFSSFRGKTTRKASKAEASSSSSSSSSSSSCCSYHAFLSFRGKDVRKTFADHLYVALTQAGIHTFRDDDEIERGENIEQELKKAIQQSKVAVIVFSPDYASSRWCLNELLKINEVRKAGVMHILPIFYHVDPHAVRWQTGSFMEAFVRHEEQLKVEIDKVERWRAALKEVADLGGEVLKDQPD, encoded by the exons atgctctatgggaGGCTGAAGACTCGCAGTCTCATGAACAAGTTCTCTTTTTTCTTCATATGGTTTTGTGTTCAGAAATTTGGTGGCTCATATCTTCTGTTCCTTGCTTTGGATCTCCTTACTCATCTATTTGGCTTGGAAGTTTTCACTATAATGTCTGCTTCAAAAGCTGtagcaacttcatcttcttcatcttcttgttCTGATGATGAGTTCTCGAGCTTTAGAGGCAAAACCACCCGTAAGGCTTCAAAAGCTgaagcatcttcttcttcttcttcttcttcttcttcatcatcttgTTGTTCTTATCATGCGTTCTTGAGCTTTAGAGGCAAAGACGTTCGCAAGACTTTTGCAGATCATCTCTATGTAGCTCTGACTCAAGCTGGGATTCACACCTTCAGAGACGATGATGAAATAGAGAGAGGAGAAAACATTGAGCAAGAACTCAAGAAAGCAATACAACAATCAAAAGTAGCAGTAATAGTGTTTTCCCCAGACTATGCCTCTTCAAGATGGTGCCTTAATGAGCTTTTGAAGATCAATGAGGTTAGGAAAGCTGGTGTTATGCATATTTTGCCAATTTTCTACCATGTCGATCCACATGCGGTCAGGTGGCAGACAGGAAGCTTCATGGAAGCATTTGTTAGacatgaagagcaattaaaggtGGAGATAGACAAGGTGGAGAGATGGAGGGCAGCTCTCAAAGAAGTTGCAGATCTAGGCGGGGAGGTTTTAAAAGACca GCCAGATTAA